A genomic segment from Sphingopyxis sp. DBS4 encodes:
- a CDS encoding MFS transporter: protein MTEATALRDTAAPGSGLALHRNVALAMLFVVGTINFVDRQLLAMLIEPIRADIALSDTQFGLLTGLAFALFYAGMGVPVAILADRWNRVRLIGIACILWSGFTAACGLVSNFWQLALMRFGVGAGEAGGTAPSVSVLADYYPPDRRPVAMALFTCNGPFGVFVGAAFGAWAAAAIGWRNAFLVIGAVGILVGPLLIWLVHEPARGQMDQSANDDPVPFARALGLFRERRSLMLVLPATAFAAFVSYGMLNWIPAYLMRVQAMPLAAMGTWFAPVAGITFAAGTLGGGWLVARLSQRSPRAYGRVPAIATAILIPSLIAALTIDGWPAALALMIVPLTACTFYIAPSLALVQNLTPPRARATATAILMLMFNIVGLGFGPLFVGFVSDMLKPDHGIESLRWGLMALIPFAVAACAVQIAMMRHLDRDFAA from the coding sequence ATGACCGAGGCCACCGCCCTCCGGGATACCGCCGCGCCCGGTAGCGGGCTCGCACTGCACCGCAATGTCGCGCTGGCGATGCTGTTCGTGGTCGGAACGATCAACTTTGTCGACCGCCAGCTGCTTGCGATGCTGATCGAACCGATCCGCGCCGATATCGCGTTGAGCGATACCCAGTTCGGGCTGCTGACCGGCCTGGCCTTTGCCCTGTTCTACGCGGGAATGGGCGTCCCGGTCGCCATCCTCGCCGACCGCTGGAATCGGGTCAGGCTGATCGGCATCGCCTGCATCCTGTGGAGCGGCTTCACCGCGGCGTGCGGGCTGGTATCCAATTTCTGGCAACTGGCGCTGATGCGCTTCGGCGTCGGAGCCGGCGAGGCGGGCGGCACCGCGCCGTCGGTGTCGGTTCTGGCCGACTATTATCCGCCCGACCGGCGCCCCGTCGCGATGGCGCTCTTCACCTGCAACGGCCCCTTCGGCGTGTTCGTGGGCGCGGCCTTCGGTGCCTGGGCCGCGGCGGCCATCGGTTGGCGCAATGCCTTTCTGGTGATCGGCGCAGTCGGCATCCTCGTCGGGCCGCTGCTGATCTGGCTGGTGCACGAGCCGGCGCGCGGGCAGATGGACCAAAGCGCAAACGACGATCCCGTGCCGTTCGCCCGGGCGCTGGGGCTGTTCCGCGAGCGGCGGTCGCTGATGCTGGTTCTGCCCGCGACGGCCTTTGCCGCCTTCGTGAGCTATGGGATGCTCAACTGGATTCCGGCCTATCTGATGCGCGTCCAGGCGATGCCGCTCGCGGCGATGGGGACGTGGTTCGCGCCGGTCGCCGGCATCACCTTCGCCGCCGGGACGCTCGGCGGCGGGTGGCTGGTGGCGCGCCTGTCGCAGCGTTCGCCGCGCGCCTATGGCCGTGTCCCCGCGATCGCCACCGCGATCCTGATCCCGTCGCTGATCGCCGCGCTGACGATCGATGGCTGGCCGGCGGCGCTGGCGCTGATGATCGTGCCGCTGACCGCCTGCACTTTCTATATCGCGCCGTCGCTGGCGTTGGTACAGAATCTGACCCCGCCGCGCGCGCGCGCTACCGCGACCGCGATCCTGATGCTGATGTTCAACATCGTCGGCCTGGGTTTCGGCCCGCTGTTCGTGGGCTTCGTCAGCGACATGCTGAAACCCGATCACGGCATCGAAAGCCTGCGCTGGGGATTGATGGCGCTCATTCCCTTCGCGGTGGCGGCCTGCGCCGTCCAGATCGCGATGATGCGCCACCTCGACCGCGATTTCGCCGCATGA
- a CDS encoding carboxymuconolactone decarboxylase family protein: MPVLRQVPRSEVTDAVVTAYYDRLFGDRDPVAEPGTATGTPGDWWTVFALAPDIFKHAVDGFAVYRHPARKIDPVLRELGQTRAGWVKSSQFVFSQHCKSLRGLGVSEEKIAGIAYWQVADCYDEQERAVLAYADCLSQAGGRVPLAIFEKLKSFWDDEQIFEFTYITCLYDMHAVITRALRMEYDAREDPIVEVAAPEGFSAADFLSAARPKAEE, translated from the coding sequence ATGCCCGTCCTGCGCCAGGTTCCCCGTTCGGAAGTCACCGACGCGGTCGTCACCGCCTATTATGATCGCCTGTTCGGCGACCGCGACCCGGTCGCCGAGCCGGGCACCGCGACCGGCACGCCCGGCGACTGGTGGACCGTTTTCGCGCTCGCGCCCGATATCTTCAAACATGCCGTCGACGGCTTCGCGGTGTATCGCCACCCGGCACGCAAGATCGATCCGGTGCTGCGCGAGCTCGGCCAGACCCGCGCCGGATGGGTCAAGAGCAGCCAATTCGTCTTTTCGCAGCACTGCAAGTCGCTGCGCGGTCTCGGCGTCAGCGAGGAGAAGATCGCCGGCATCGCCTATTGGCAGGTCGCCGATTGCTACGACGAACAGGAACGCGCCGTCCTCGCCTATGCCGACTGTCTGAGCCAGGCCGGCGGCCGCGTCCCGCTCGCGATATTCGAAAAGCTCAAGAGCTTCTGGGACGACGAGCAGATTTTCGAATTCACCTACATCACCTGCCTTTACGACATGCACGCGGTGATCACGCGCGCTCTGCGCATGGAATATGACGCGCGCGAGGATCCGATCGTCGAGGTCGCGGCCCCCGAGGGCTTCAGCGCCGCCGACTTCCTCAGCGCGGCGCGCCCGAAAGCCGAAGAGTGA
- a CDS encoding nuclear transport factor 2 family protein produces the protein MAEQDDIRAMAQRFFDAIEAGDIATMQNSFTPEAEIWHNTDEAIVTPAQTAETLTGMVARIKDREYAERRLTVFPGGFVQQHVLKGRRVHDDGEVRLPCAIICKVENGRITRLDEYFDSAHVAEFRKFANS, from the coding sequence ATGGCAGAGCAGGACGATATCCGCGCGATGGCGCAGCGCTTCTTCGACGCGATCGAGGCCGGCGACATCGCGACGATGCAAAACAGCTTCACGCCCGAGGCCGAGATCTGGCACAATACCGATGAAGCGATCGTCACCCCGGCGCAGACCGCCGAGACGCTGACCGGCATGGTCGCGCGCATCAAGGACCGCGAATATGCCGAGCGCCGCCTGACCGTCTTTCCCGGCGGCTTCGTCCAGCAGCATGTGCTGAAGGGCCGCCGCGTCCATGACGACGGCGAAGTCCGCCTGCCCTGCGCGATCATCTGCAAGGTGGAGAACGGCAGGATCACCCGGCTCGACGAATATTTCGACAGCGCCCATGTCGCCGAGTTCCGCAAATTCGCCAATAGCTGA